The following coding sequences are from one Eleginops maclovinus isolate JMC-PN-2008 ecotype Puerto Natales chromosome 11, JC_Emac_rtc_rv5, whole genome shotgun sequence window:
- the mntb gene encoding LOW QUALITY PROTEIN: MAX network transcriptional repressor b (The sequence of the model RefSeq protein was modified relative to this genomic sequence to represent the inferred CDS: inserted 2 bases in 1 codon) codes for MSIDTLLEAARYLEWQAQQQQITREEEQRKEKQLINREAESMRVELVTSLSQPIRANHVTWGNDTHRQQPYHHPAXPAPSLPSTQVPITVIPMVPVVTKTHSAPPINFTAQIATPLNGSPPARNVSFPPQQQQQQQHNSSPHLLCPPQIKLETSPQLKVETSPLTKVETSPLIKVETCPQIKVESSPLIKVESSPQMIGVKPSQSQPQLQIQYTTSISTNGSGSQHALVPHQSPPSSQSRSNGVMEDMRGLEGKRRPGGAGTREVHNKLEKNRPFRRAHLKECFETLKKNVPNVDEKKTSNLSVLRSALRYIQTLKRKEKEYEHEMERLAREKIATQQRLAELKNELSQCIDVIEIDRVLRQTIQPEDDQASTSTASEGEDNFEQDIEDDVPAPPAPTSLSKPPVIQAQQLLTSHLSIQHATLPLGVLTTSSPSAPPQAIAPAPGPPPPQLVHPIQQVQPTVIAHAAVSHPSVIQAVNHGLPSNLKHLTHIAPSPGPMSSMAQTIAGAPGSAAHQPLTAQPIGHITVHPVAHLQSHLPTLYPQGVSVSQPTMVGHITHTFTHHTLPHVQANPQANTNGAHMNNTAVISQGSQSIGKPTAVLAPHPQLVGQTAVLNPVTMVTVPTFPVSTLKLA; via the exons ATGAGCATCGATACACTTTTGGAGGCGGCCAGATACCTGGAATGGCAAGCCCAACAACAACAGATCACACGTG AGGAGGAGCAACGCAAAGAGAAGCAGCTCATCAACAGGGAGGCAGAGTCGATGCGCGTGGAACTTGTGACCTCGTtgtctcagccaatcagagccaaTCATGTCACTTGGGGAAATGACACTCACCGCCAACAGCCATATCACCACCCTGC CCCCGCCCCCTCTCTCCCATCTACCCAAGTCCCCATCACAGTCATACCAATGGTCCCAGTTGTCACTAAGACACACTCGGCCCCACCCATTAATTTCACAGCGCAGATTGCAACGCCGCTCAATGGCTCGCCACCAGCCAGAAAcgtttcctttcctcc gcagcagcagcagcagcagcagcataacTCCTCTCCTCACTTGTTGTGCCCACCCCAGATAAAATTAGAGACTAGTCCACAGTTGAAAGTAGAGACCAGTCCTCTGACAAAGGTAGAGACAAGTCCCCTGATTAAGGTAGAGACTTGTCCCCAGATAAAGGTGGAATCTAGTCCCCTGATAAAGGTGGAGAGTAGTCCGCAGATGATTGGTGTAAAGCCCAGTCAATCACAACCTCAGCTTCAGATTCAGTACACAACCTCCATCAGCACTAATGGCTCCGGCTCTCAACATGCACTGGTTCCCCATCAATCTCCACCTTCATCTCAATCACGGTCTAATGGAGTAATGGAGGACATGAGGGGGCTGGAAGGGAAGAGGAGACCAGGAGG agctGGGACCAGAGAGGTGCACAACAAACTGGAGAAGAACAGG CCCTTCAGGCGAGCGCACCTCAAAGAGTGTTTCGAGACGCTGAAGAAGAACGTTCCAAATGTTGACGAGAAGAAAACCTCCAATCTCAGCGTGCTCCGAAGCGCTTTGCGCTACATACAG ACTCTGAAGCGTAAGGAGAAGGAATACGAGCACGAGATGGAGCGTTTGGCAAGGGAGAAGATTGCAACGCAGCAGCGGCTGGCCGAGCTGAAGAACGAGCTCAGTCAGTGCATTGATGTCATCGAGATCGACCGAGTGCTCCGACAGACCATCCAGCCCGAGGACGACCAGGCCTCCACGTCCACCGCCTCAG AAGGAGAAGACAACTTCGAGCAGGACATTGAAGATGATGTcccagctcctcctgctcccacCTCCCTCTCCAAACCTCCCGTCATACAAGCCCAGCAGCTGCTCACCTCTCACCTGTCGATCCAGCACGCCACCCTACCTCTCGGGGTCCTCACCACGTCCTCCCCCTCCGCTCCCCCTCAAGCCATCGCTCCAGCCCCAGGTCCGCCCCCTCCACAGCTAGTGCATCCTATCCAGCAGGTCCAGCCCACCGTTATCGCTCATGCCGCCGTCTCCCACCCGTCAGTCATTCAGGCTGTCAATCACGGCCTGCCGTCAAATCTCAAGCACCTAACGCACATCGCCCCGTCCCCCGGCCCCATGTCCTCGATGGCTCAGACAATCGCTGGAGCTCCAGGTTCCGCCGCTCACCAGCCACTAACCGCGCAGCCAATCGGACACATCACCGTCCATCCCGTGGCTCACTTGCAATCCCACCTCCCGACTCTTTACCCCCAGGGGGTGTCCGTCTCCCAGCCCACCATGGTGGGACACATCACCCACACCTTCACCCACCACACCCTGCCGCACGTCCAGGCTAACCCTCAAGCTAACACTAACGGAGCCCATATGAACAACACAGCCGTCATCAGCCAGGGGAGCCAGTCGATAGGGAAACCCACAGCAGTGCTggccccccacccccagctGGTTGGACAGACTGCGGTCCTCAACCCTGTCACCATGGTTACAGTCCCAACCTTTCCTGTCAGCACGCTTAAACTGGCCTga
- the LOC134872580 gene encoding LOW QUALITY PROTEIN: LIM domain kinase 1-like (The sequence of the model RefSeq protein was modified relative to this genomic sequence to represent the inferred CDS: inserted 1 base in 1 codon): MSRRDQRFRRGMKGRCCECGCILSSWYYEREGQRYCKKHYWARYGEHCHGCKEAIATGLIMVAGEQKYHPECFTCMSCEMFIGDGDTYTLVERTKLYCGHCFCPGAVSAAKSASSLTKRPHMVALVSLPPNAGQGLSVATDLSQEKGHLVTVTGLNTSTLSPELLSTVHMGDRVLEVNGIPVQNISPDEINCVIQDTNRPLQLTIEHNPQSPDDPPRSNDPQENISCPDPCVCEKLSSTHKLPSLEEEPSPGQETDEPIRMSLSPPQHQGMKSRHILRSCSIDKCPLSPGALSLISQRRDMVRSESLRADPGDRTHRIFRPSDLIHGEVLGKGFFGQAVKVTHQETGEVMVMKELIRFDEETQKTFLKEVKVMRCMDHPNVLKFIGLFYKDKRINFVSEYIQGGTLRETIMKMDKDYPWGVRVGYAKDIAAGMAYLHSMNVIHRDLNSHNCLVRENQSVVVADFGLARLVREERNQSRTSSLERPAKGPLSDLRRPDRRKRYTVVGNPYWMAPEMISGKTYDERVDXFSFGIMICEIIGRVNADPDYLPRSNDFGLNVSGFLQQYHPPQCPPAFLPLGVLCCDMDAEQRPSFSKLEEWLENLLMHLNIGLPQLSELEQLVKAFWMNHNHQNQTQSQDKSPDSDEQTQCSETQIQSPDAKLHSHNANNQEPHHLTESQNQKCTPDRHSDEEHDHEMRPEHNHSCLSRQCKDQSQESQTCCRSTNTNSGENETKSYERNNPSGQPKVQEEPSQQLQVNTSLLGRSNRQRRTCRALWDKSAEDSSSP, from the exons ATGTCACGCCGGGACCAGAGGTTTCGGAGAGGAATGAAAGGACG GTGTTGTGAATGTGGCTGCATTCTGTCTAGCTGGTACtatgagagagagggacagcGCTACTGTAAGAAGCACTACTGGGCCCGCTATGGAGAGCACTGCCACGGCTGCAAAGAGGCCATTGCAACAGGACTTATCATG GTGGCTGGAGAGCAGAAGTACCACCCTGAATGCTTCACTTGTATGAGCTGTGAGATGTTCATTGGAGATGGAGACACCTACACACTTGTTGAACGCACAAAACTCTACTG CGGCCATTGCTTCTGTCCGGGTGCGGTATCCGCTGCGAAGTCAGCTTCTTCACTCACAAAGCGTCCCCACATGGTGGCGCTGGTGTCTCTCCCTCCCAATGCAGGACAAGGCCTCTCTGTAGCCACTGACCTCAGCCAAGAAAAAGGCCATCTGGTCACTGTGACAGG GTTAAACACGTCTACCCTCAGCCCTGAGCTGCTGTCCACAGTCCACATGGGTGACCGGGTCCTGGAGGTCAATGGCATCCCTGTCCAGAACATTTCCCCAGATGAG ATAAACTGTGTGATCCAGGACACGAACAGACCGCTGCAGCTGACCATTGAACACAACCCACAGTCTCCTGATGACCCTCCTCGCTCAAATGATCCCCAGGAGAACATCAGCTGTCCTGACCCGTGTGTCTGTGAAAAACTCTCTTCAACCCATAAGCTTCCAAGTCTAGAGGAAGAGCCGAGTCCAGGGCAGGAGACAGATGAACCAATCAGGATGAGCCTCTCACCGCCTCAGCACCAAGGAATGAAATCTAGACACATTCT GCGCAGCTGCAGTATAGATAAGTGTCCTCTGTCCCCTGGAGCACTGTCACTTATATCTCAAAGAAGAGACATGGTTCGTTCCGAGTCTCTTCGTGCGGACCCTGGAGATCGGACTCATCGCATCTTCCGACCTTCAGACCTCATCCATGGAGAGGTGCTTGGCAAGGGCTTCTTTGGACAGGCTGTCAAG GTAACGCAtcaggagacaggagaggtgATGGTGATGAAAGAGTTGATACGGTTTGATGAAGAGACGCAGAAGACTTTCTTGAAGGAG GTGAAGGTGATGCGCTGTATGGACCATCCCAATGTCCTAAAGTTCATTGGACTGTTTTATAAAGACAAACGGATAAACTTTGTCTCCGAATACATCCAGGGAGGAACTCTCAGAGAGACCATAATGAAAATG gaCAAGGATTATCCCTGGGGTGTCAGAGTGGGTTATGCTAAAGACATTGCAGCTGGAATG GCTTATCTACACTCCATGAATGTTATTCACCGAGATCTTAACTCACACAACTGCCTGGTCAGAGAG AACCAGTCTGTGGTGGTGGCGGACTTTGGACTAGCCAGGCtggtgagggaggagagaaatcAGAGCAGAACCTCTTCTCTGGAAAGGCCTGCTAAGGGACCACTGTCAGATCTCCGCAGGCCTGACAGGAGGAAGCGCTACACCGTGGTGGGAAACCCCTACTGGATGGCCCCTGAGATGATTAGTG GAAAAACCTATGACGAACGGGTGG ATTTTTCCTTTGGTATAATGATATGTGAG ATAATAGGTAGAGTGAACGCTGACCCTGACTACCTTCCCCGGTCAAATGACTTTGGGCTAAATGTGTCCGGCTTCCTGCAGCAATACCACCCTCCTCAGTGTCCCCCCGCTTTCCTGCCACTGGGTGTACTTTGCTGTGACATGGACGCGGAACAACG TCCTTCCTTTTCAAAGCTGGAGGAGTGGCTGGAGAACCTGCTGATGCACCTGAACATCGGTCTGCCTCAGCTCTCTGAGTTAGAGCAGCTCGTCAAAGCCTTCTGGATGAACCACAACCACCAAAACCAAACTCAAAGCCAGGATAAATCCCCTGATTCTGATGAACAAACCCAGTGCTCagagacacaaatacaaagCCCTGACGCCAAATTACATTCACACAATGCAAACAACCAGGAACCTCATCACCTGACTGAGAgccaaaatcaaaaatgtacaCCTGACAGACATTCGGATGAAGAGCATGACCATGAGATGAGACCCGAGCATAACCACTCCTGTTTGAGCAGACAATGTAAGGATCAATCACAAGAGAGCCAGACGTGTTGCAGGTCGACGAACACAAACTCAGGCGAGAATGAGACTAAATCCTATGAACGGAACAACCCCTCAGGACAACCAAAAGTCCAGGAAGAGCCCTCACAACAGCTGCAGGTCAACACCTCGCTGCTAGGCCGCTCTAACAGGCAGAGACGGACATGCAGAGCGCTTTGGGACAAATCTGCAGAGGACAGCTCTTCTCCCTGA
- the LOC134872581 gene encoding septin-5-like isoform X2 has product MRDLPPVSQSGEHNQTQVHHEAEGIGTASNGRLPSLPGTPSLPRPIPVYASGSPTAPQRTSRVRTDAEFQPLQLRRQLASHGSMDRPLSPASRPHSPWGRFDPYDSEDQEKAYVGFATLPNQVQRKTVKKGFTFTLMVAGESGLGKSTLINSLFLTDLYKDRKVPNAQERINQTVEIVKHTLSIEEKGIKLRLTIIDTPGFGDSINETDSWNPIEEYIDKQFEQYFRDESGLNRRNIQDNRVHCCLYFISPHGHGLRPLDVMCMKALHHKVNVVPVVAKADSLTEAEVERKKMKIKEQIEQFGINIYRLPECDSDEDEDLKKHDQLLKGSIPFAVIGSNVQVESDGHKFRGRVYPWGVVEVENPAHSDFMLLRNMLVKTHMQDLKDQTGETHYENYRAQCISNMTRMVVEDRQHSVRDMHHERSVSDSPLPLAAADTEMQRLIFEKDEELRKMQEAAGESSAANAAQPERRFLSNHEHRGFMMHDEQKGNETH; this is encoded by the exons ATGAGGGATCTGCCTCCAGTGTCTCAGTCTGGCGAACATAACCAGACACAAGTCCACCATGAGGCGGAGGGGATCGGGACAGCATCAAACGGCAGACTCCCCAGCCTCCCCGGGACTCCCTCTCTGCCTCGTCCCATCCCCGTCTACGCTTCTGGATCCCCGACTGCCCCTCAAAGAACAAGTCGTGTGAGAACAGATGCAGAGTTTCAGCCCCTGCAGCTGAGGAGGCAGCTCGCCTCTCATGGGTCTATGGATCGTCCTCTGAGCCCGGCCTCGCGTCCTCACAGCCCATGGGGACGCTTTGACCCCTATGACTCAGAG GATCAGGAAAAGGCGTATGTTGGTTTCGCCACATTGCCAAACCAGGTTCAGAGAAAGACGGTGAAGAAAGGTTTCACATTCACCCTTATGGTGGCAG GAGAATCTGGCCTCGGTAAATCCACACTTATCAACAGTTTGTTCCTCACGGACCTCTACAAAGACCGGAAGGTTCCCAATGCACAAG AAAGGATCAATCAAACAGTGGAAattgtcaaacacacacttagcATCGAAGAGAAAGGAATCAAATTGAGGCTCACAATCATCGACACACCAGGGTTCGGAGATTCCATCAACGAGACGGATAG CTGGAACCCGATAGAGGAATACATCGACAAGCAGTTCGAACAGTACTTCAGAGATGAGAGCGGGTTGAACAGAAGGAACATCCAGGACAACCGAGTCCACTGCTGCTTATACTTCATATCTCCACATGGCCACGG TCTTAGACCCCTGGATGTGATGTGTATGAAGGCCTTGCACCACAAGGTCAACGTAGTCCCAGTGGTGGCGAAGGCAGACAGCTTGACTGAAGCGGAGGTCGAGAGAAAGAAGATGAAG ATCAAAGAGCAGATCGAGCAGTTTGGGATCAACATCTATCGGTTGCCTGAGTGTGATTCAGATGAGGATgaagacttaaaaaaacatgatcaatTACTCAAG GGCAGCATCCCGTTTGCAGTAATTGGGAGTAATGTTCAGGTGGAGAGTGATGGCCACAAGTTTAGAGGTCGAGTCTATCCCTGGGGTGTGGTAGAAG TGGAGAACCCGGCTCACTCCGACTTCATGCTGCTGAGGAACATGTTGGTGAAAACGCATATGCAGGATCTGAAAGATCAAACGGGGGAGACACATTATGAAAATTACAGAGCCCAGTGCATCTCAAACATGACGCGCATGGTGGTGGAGGACAGGCAACACAG TGTGCGCGATATGCATCACGAGCGCAGCGTGTCAGACTCCCCCCTGCCGCTGGCTGCAGCTGACACCGAGATGCAAAGGCTCATCTTTGAAAAAGATGAGGAG CTGAGGAAGATGCAGGAGGCTGCTGGAGAGAGTTCAGCAGCAAACGCAGCACAGCCAGAGAGACGGTTTCTGAGCAACCATGAACACAGAGGATTTATGATGCATGATGagcaaaaaggaaatgaaaccCACTAA
- the LOC134872581 gene encoding septin-5-like isoform X1, which translates to MQHMSSPVRFRSNKKATFSEKELSNLSIEDQDDTQFPYAMRDLPPVSQSGEHNQTQVHHEAEGIGTASNGRLPSLPGTPSLPRPIPVYASGSPTAPQRTSRVRTDAEFQPLQLRRQLASHGSMDRPLSPASRPHSPWGRFDPYDSEDQEKAYVGFATLPNQVQRKTVKKGFTFTLMVAGESGLGKSTLINSLFLTDLYKDRKVPNAQERINQTVEIVKHTLSIEEKGIKLRLTIIDTPGFGDSINETDSWNPIEEYIDKQFEQYFRDESGLNRRNIQDNRVHCCLYFISPHGHGLRPLDVMCMKALHHKVNVVPVVAKADSLTEAEVERKKMKIKEQIEQFGINIYRLPECDSDEDEDLKKHDQLLKGSIPFAVIGSNVQVESDGHKFRGRVYPWGVVEVENPAHSDFMLLRNMLVKTHMQDLKDQTGETHYENYRAQCISNMTRMVVEDRQHSVRDMHHERSVSDSPLPLAAADTEMQRLIFEKDEELRKMQEAAGESSAANAAQPERRFLSNHEHRGFMMHDEQKGNETH; encoded by the exons ATGCAGCACATGTCGTCTCCGGTCAGGTTCCGCAGCAATAAGAAAG CAACCTTCTCGGAAAAGGAG TTGTCCAATCTGTCCATTGAGGACCAGGATGACACTCAGTTTCCATACGCCATGAGGGATCTGCCTCCAGTGTCTCAGTCTGGCGAACATAACCAGACACAAGTCCACCATGAGGCGGAGGGGATCGGGACAGCATCAAACGGCAGACTCCCCAGCCTCCCCGGGACTCCCTCTCTGCCTCGTCCCATCCCCGTCTACGCTTCTGGATCCCCGACTGCCCCTCAAAGAACAAGTCGTGTGAGAACAGATGCAGAGTTTCAGCCCCTGCAGCTGAGGAGGCAGCTCGCCTCTCATGGGTCTATGGATCGTCCTCTGAGCCCGGCCTCGCGTCCTCACAGCCCATGGGGACGCTTTGACCCCTATGACTCAGAG GATCAGGAAAAGGCGTATGTTGGTTTCGCCACATTGCCAAACCAGGTTCAGAGAAAGACGGTGAAGAAAGGTTTCACATTCACCCTTATGGTGGCAG GAGAATCTGGCCTCGGTAAATCCACACTTATCAACAGTTTGTTCCTCACGGACCTCTACAAAGACCGGAAGGTTCCCAATGCACAAG AAAGGATCAATCAAACAGTGGAAattgtcaaacacacacttagcATCGAAGAGAAAGGAATCAAATTGAGGCTCACAATCATCGACACACCAGGGTTCGGAGATTCCATCAACGAGACGGATAG CTGGAACCCGATAGAGGAATACATCGACAAGCAGTTCGAACAGTACTTCAGAGATGAGAGCGGGTTGAACAGAAGGAACATCCAGGACAACCGAGTCCACTGCTGCTTATACTTCATATCTCCACATGGCCACGG TCTTAGACCCCTGGATGTGATGTGTATGAAGGCCTTGCACCACAAGGTCAACGTAGTCCCAGTGGTGGCGAAGGCAGACAGCTTGACTGAAGCGGAGGTCGAGAGAAAGAAGATGAAG ATCAAAGAGCAGATCGAGCAGTTTGGGATCAACATCTATCGGTTGCCTGAGTGTGATTCAGATGAGGATgaagacttaaaaaaacatgatcaatTACTCAAG GGCAGCATCCCGTTTGCAGTAATTGGGAGTAATGTTCAGGTGGAGAGTGATGGCCACAAGTTTAGAGGTCGAGTCTATCCCTGGGGTGTGGTAGAAG TGGAGAACCCGGCTCACTCCGACTTCATGCTGCTGAGGAACATGTTGGTGAAAACGCATATGCAGGATCTGAAAGATCAAACGGGGGAGACACATTATGAAAATTACAGAGCCCAGTGCATCTCAAACATGACGCGCATGGTGGTGGAGGACAGGCAACACAG TGTGCGCGATATGCATCACGAGCGCAGCGTGTCAGACTCCCCCCTGCCGCTGGCTGCAGCTGACACCGAGATGCAAAGGCTCATCTTTGAAAAAGATGAGGAG CTGAGGAAGATGCAGGAGGCTGCTGGAGAGAGTTCAGCAGCAAACGCAGCACAGCCAGAGAGACGGTTTCTGAGCAACCATGAACACAGAGGATTTATGATGCATGATGagcaaaaaggaaatgaaaccCACTAA